The proteins below come from a single Synechococcus sp. WH 8101 genomic window:
- the rimP gene encoding ribosome maturation factor RimP: protein MPHPLLPDLTAVAASTAQAHGFELADVQVMTHLQPMTLQIQIRRSNGEDVSLDDCARLSAPMGDAIDNASLPIEAYVLEISSPGIGDQLQTDRDFRAFRSYPIEVIYRDDEGGEQRQQGSLLERTDEHIHLNVRGRIKRIPRQAVIAVQLTSPSG from the coding sequence TTGCCCCATCCACTCCTGCCGGATCTCACCGCCGTGGCAGCCTCCACGGCACAAGCCCACGGCTTCGAGCTGGCCGATGTGCAAGTGATGACGCACCTGCAGCCGATGACGCTGCAGATTCAGATCCGACGCTCCAACGGGGAGGACGTCAGTCTTGATGACTGTGCGCGGCTGAGTGCTCCCATGGGCGATGCGATCGACAACGCCTCCCTCCCCATCGAGGCGTATGTTCTGGAAATCAGCAGCCCCGGAATCGGAGATCAGCTCCAGACCGATCGGGACTTCCGGGCGTTTCGCAGCTATCCCATCGAAGTGATCTATCGCGATGACGAAGGCGGGGAGCAACGGCAGCAGGGTTCCCTGCTCGAACGCACCGACGAACATATCCATCTGAATGTTCGGGGCCGCATCAAACGCATCCCCCGTCAGGCGGTGATCGCCGTCCAACTCACCAGTCCGTCGGGCTGA